A window from Vigna angularis cultivar LongXiaoDou No.4 chromosome 7, ASM1680809v1, whole genome shotgun sequence encodes these proteins:
- the LOC108345075 gene encoding uncharacterized protein LOC108345075, producing MPRKRFQEPQPKTGVQHAQDFLRKIGLGKENYYFWKQIGKALVCTYAVMGAVWWYNETSPLGWWTLKPKPKEEKELAHLYERRMFPYPGDEEAMQEFIAKGGMIGTSIAPKGAAEDDKDESDYKKEMKDKKFEQEAQKLWIRMRNEVIAEFKEKGFDVE from the exons ATGCCTCGGAAGCGCTTTCAGGAGCCACAACCCAAAACAG GTGTACAACATGCCCAGGATTTCCTGAGGAAAATTGGGTTGGGGAAGGAGAACTACTACTTCTGGAAGCAGATTGGAAAGGCTTTGGTATGCACGTACGCAGTGATGGGGGCAGTGTGGTGGTACAACGAGACATCGCCACTGGGTTGGTGGACACTGAAGCCAAAGCCAAAGGAAGAGAAGGAGCTTGCTCATTTGTACGAGCGGAGGATGTTTCCTTACCCGGGTGATGAAGAGGCAATGCAGGAGTTCATTGCCAAGGGTGGAATGATTGGGACAAGCATTGCTCCCAAAGGAGCTGCTGAGGATGATAAGGATGAGAGTGATTACAAGAAGGAGATGAAGGACAAGAAGTTTGAACAGGAGGCTCAGAAACTTTGGATCAGGATGAGGAATGAGGTCATTGCTGAGTTCAAGGAGAAGGGCTTTGATGTGGAATGA